Below is a window of Xyrauchen texanus isolate HMW12.3.18 chromosome 1, RBS_HiC_50CHRs, whole genome shotgun sequence DNA.
tatatatatatatatatatatatatatatatatatgtatatcatatacacacacacctgaaCAAATGCGGCTTAGTAGTAGCTTAATGTACATTGCATTGGTTTAAACGGGGGCTACAATTGTAAACATGGGTTTGTTTGGTCGAGATTTGTTTTATAATGTCCTAGTTAGCATACATCGTCTTGTCCAACAATAACAACTTGCTGTAGTTTAAGTGTTAATTATATCGCCAAAATATGGAGTGTGTTTTATGTCTACGCTCTTCATTAGGCCATGGGTCATACCATTAGCGCGTTTGTGGGGGTGACTTAGGTTAAtagtaaacaaataatatacTTAAGCCTGGTGACGGCGTATTCCGCTCACTTTGGTGGTGTGCGAGAAAGGTATTTGGGCTTCTGTATGAATGAAATATGTCTATGCAGTATGACTGGTTTAATGTTATTGATCAGACACGACCCCTGCACGGTGTGGTCCCAGATTCCGCAATCCTGCGGCACGCGACCCATGTAGCGATGAGCTCAGACAGAAAACCGAATCGGACCGATAAATCGTGTTTCTATTGTCTCGTTTTGAAGGCGATTGCTTGTTATAGAAACATCTGCCTGTCTGTACTGATGCACGGTCTCGTTGTTCGCTGTTTTGGATAACGTCATGCACATTTTCCATGTGCTGTCATATCGATACGCATCGAAGGCGGAATTATCGGGATTATCGGACGGGAcagatttttgtttgtgtttttatgctGTAATATGTGTTTTTGTTAGTGTTTAACATCTATAGAGGGtcattttgtatgtgtctgatCGCTAACACAGTGCTCGTCAGGCATGAAGTCGCCCAAAATGATCAGACACGTGTCCGATTCGGTCCTCGGGACGTCACATTGTCACTTTTGACACCTGCGTTTTAGTTTTTTACATTGATACTCCGTTACGCTCAGACGCGCGTCATGGACCTGAATTTTTACTCTGATTTATCGGACGGAACCGGGCAGCCAGGTGATGCGGCGTTCTTGGATCCTCAGGCATTTAACGGATTTGACACCGTTCAGAAGGTGACCGGGTCGCACTAAAGAGTATCATGGTACCCAGGGTTCAAGCAGGGGCGATTCCACCATCTCAATCTTAGGGGGGGTCAAGCCCCAAATGCActttaacatgcacacatttaatGTATTTCACCCTGTTGCATAGATGGgttgttttttatatatgttGTGGCATAGTAACGATTACCGCagaggttccagtgagacactttcaatggaagtgtattttttgtgtgtcttgTTCAGTTCCCAGGCGGCAATGACAACTACCTGGCGATCAGCGGAGAGGGTCACCACTTCCTGTCGTCTTCAGAGGTactgccccacacacacacacatactgctaATGCTCAAGAGTGTTTGTAAGTCAAGCCCCTGTATGGGGTCAATGAGCATCCACAGGCAGTATGGCTGCATAAAACACACTCACAATTATCTCCATCTCTAGACGTTTCACACTCCCAGTTTGGGCGATGAGGAGTTTGAGATTCCGCCCATCTCCCTTGACCCTGAATCCGCCCTCAGCGTCTCCGATGTCGTTTCTCACTTCGGCGAATTGGGCGACGCTGGACCCTCATCGGGCATTCCGGGGAATGCAGTGGTTGGCGAGAACGATCCGTCGTTCGCTTCGACATTTGTGAACGCCCCCTCACAGGGTCTGGAGCACCTGAGTCTGATGAGTCAACAGGGCGGTGGGCCGATGCTCGGCTCCACACTGGGAATGGTAGAGCTCTGTTTATGATCATTactattagaggtagaccgatatatcggttttacagagtAATCAGTGCCAATAGTTGCCTTTAGGAACTGTCGGTTATGGGGAAATGGTTGCACAATGCTGCATATCTACagctgggattttattcattctgGACTCTGTCTGTGACCATCATAGTTAGGAAAgaattagatttattttattgagtgtgtgagtgattgtgagagcgagagagagtgtgtgagagtgtgtgaatgagtgggTGTGATCATAAAGAGTTTTTGTGTTGTGACATTTTCACAGCGCCTAAACACCTTTTCCCCTAGTGCGCATGACCACAACAATGTTCTCTCATCAGCGTCTCAGTCACGTCTTCACCGGTCCTTTAGATTCTGATGTGTAATCATTCACAatttaaatgtgtcatttttgtcACGTTGTCTTACTGTCATCCAAATAATGTGACGATGTAAAACGTTTTAACAGATTTCATTTTCTTTGTGGCAGGTTTTGAGAATGCCCCCTTTGTGATGATGGCTGAAACTCGACGCTAAAAAATGAATTCAATGATTTCATaatgtgccgattaattaatcgcatataatcaatatttactgaggaAGCCCCACATGTCATGATAATTTTGcatgtaataattcaaataatttcagatataattataatatttccaTCGCAGGATATTGGCCATCCCATTGGTTCGCAGTTCAGTAGCTCCTCCCCAATGACCATAGATGTCCCGCTGAGTGACATGAACCACGGCCTGTTGGGACACAATCAGCTGAccacgattgaccaatcagaactcAGCGCTCAGCTCGGGCTCAGTCTGGGTGGCGGTGCTATCCTGCCTCGCTCGCAGTCACCTGACCAGCCGCTGTCCGCCACTGGTTCGCCATCTGATTCAATGCAGGACGACGACATGGACGATTTCAGACGGGTGGGTTTGCCCCTTCATTCCTATTGGTGGTATTATGGTTTTAGCAGTAATGGAAATGTTGGCCTTATGCTGACATGcatgtttataaatgtttaagtTCTCCATCTGTATCATCAGAACTTGATCTTGCTTGTTCCTCTCCCATCTGTGTTTCCGCTCTGGCTCAGAAGAGTGTTCTGGTGGATTCTCCCGTGTCCCTGTCCGTGTCGTCTGGGGTCATCTCTCTCTCGCCGTCTCTCTCTGACCAGCCCGCCACCCCGGTGGCAATCGCCGCCCCGCTACGGAAAGCAGGTGGCGGCGGGAAGAAAGGCAAGAAGAAGAAAGATCCGAACGAGCCGCAGAAACCCGTGTCCGCGTATGCGTTGTTTTTTAGAGACACGCAATCCGCCATCAAGGGCCAGAATCCTAACGCGACATTTGGGGAGGTGTCCAAGATCGTCGCCTCCATGTGGGATAGTTTGGGAGAGGAGCAGAAACAGGTGATCACAACTCCACACAATATATACAAGAGCCGCAGGTGCTACACAGCCAATGATTAACAATAAtggaaataataacaatattaataaatataatatatattctaatATATAGCTGCCAGCCGCAGCACCAGTATGGCCACTGCACAACTCAAAGAGCTCATAATATACAGAGCAACACCACATGACGAACCGCACAAGGACAGAATCTAATCATAATAACTAAACTATTATATTATTACAACATTAATTACAAtattaataaatcataaaaagaaatgtaaatgaataataatataacagttacattaacaataatggaaataataaaaataataaatgatgaaaataaatacaattaaataataatataacaattatatttataataattgaataataaataatgaaaagaaaaataaataaataataatataacaattatatttataataattgaaataataaataatgaaaagaaaaataaataataataatataacaattatatttataataattgaaataataaataatgaaaagaaatataaataaataataataatataacaattatatttataataattgaaataataaataatgaaaagaaaaataaataaataataataatataacaattatatttataataattgaaataataaataatgaaaagaaaaataaataaataataataatataacaattatatttataataattgaaataatgaaaagaataaataaataataataatacaacaattatatttataataattgaaataataatgaaaaataaatacataaaaataatataacaattatatttatattaattgaacaataaaataatacattgagaaaatgtaataaaaataaatatcaatataacaattatatatttatagtaatataaatagtgcaaataagaaataataaaataataaataaaaataaataatattaccattatatttattataatagaaataataaagttataacaataataataaataatacaaaatatataaataataatataactgTTATATTAACAATaatggaaataataaaataataaaggaggaaaataaatacaatcaataaaattaaataataatataacaattatatttataataatttaaataatagaaataataatggtaataattcagaaaaaatttaataaaaataaatagcaatataacaattatatatttatagtaatataaatagtgcaaataataaataataaatgatgaaatataataaataaataatataaccataatatttataataacagaaataataaagttatttcaataataatacataagaaaaagaaatataataataataatataacagtTATGTTAACAATAAtggaaataatataaataataatcaataaataataacagtATCCTTCGTCCCTCGCCGTGACTGGGCAGGCCAGATCAGGTATGGGCATAATGTGGACGGTCACGTGTTCATCTGGTGTCAAAGTTACAGATGTTCAGAACAAGATGTTGTTGCAGTTTAAATGACAGCGGGAACTTTTGAGCtctgaaagttatttttacaggaCAGCTCTTATCTCAAACGTTCAAGGGGAATCTCATTCCCCATTATATGACCCAGTTAATTTACATATTTACCCGCCCAGATGAGCGTTTGACCAAGCACAGGTACTGTAAAGGACTGCTGTTATTGTATATATCGTGTCGAAGTTCCAGTGCTTGTGATGAAACTATAACCCAACTATTAACTTGTGATGCATTTGTATTTTACTTTCTCAGGTATACAAAAGGAAGACGGAAGTGGCGAAGAAGGAGTATCTCAAAGCACTGGCAGCTTATAAAGCCAGTCAGCTGTCTCAGGTGAGCCACAGATCTGTCAACATGTTTCAGAGTAAACAAGCAGCCGATGCCAGAGTTTAGCAGATACATCGCTGCATCTCTAGTGTTCACTCAAGTTTGTACATTTTCCTTCTTCTGAAAAATGTCAGCTTGCatcaataatgtttttatatttgttacgTTTTCTTCAGCAGCCGACTATTGAAGTGTTCGACACTGCACCATCGCCACCGCCAGCCCCACGACCCACCGTCGCCCTGACCCCTGACCCTACGCCAACTGCCACCCCTACCCGCTCATCACGCATCCCGCTGCACGCACCGGACAACAACACCATCACTAACATCTGCACGTCCAACATCATATTAGACCTGCCGCAAGTCACCACGCGCTCGCGCACGGGGGCACACAAACCTGCGGCGAGCGCTCCTGCCCCGCGCGCTGCTGCCCACGCCCTGCCCATCGTTACAAAGATCGTCATTCCAAAGCAGCATGCGCAATCATCCGCGGCTTCGGCCGCCCGCCAGCCTCCGCCCCTCCAGCAGATGCAGAACACGCCCCCACCGCCCCGCCTGCAGCAGATGGTACATTCCCCAGCCCCGCCCCCTCTACAGGCGAAGCCGCGCGGAGGTGCGGCCGCCGGACAAGTCGTTGCCATGGCGCTGCCACCGCCTCTGCAAATCAAGATAGTCCCCGCCCTCGTGCAGACGGATTTGAGCGCTCCGATAATAGTGACGACCGTTGCCACGGCGCCGGTCGCGGAACCTGCTTCCGTTGTGGCCGCCCTGTCGCCATCGGCAACAGTAGAACTGGCTGAAGGAGAAGAAGGGGTGAGTACTCAGTAACAGATAGTCCCAAAAAACaaatatcggcacagattaattggTGAAACCGATATATCGTTCTACCTCTTGTTATTTATCACTGTATTACTGTATACCGGCACATTTCTGTTTGTGGgtccagtttaaaaaaaaaaactttatttttgatgCTTCACAGTTTCCAACCCAGTTTATTTCTCTTTAATTCCATCAGATGGAGGTGGAGTTGAATGTTTGTTCGACTTCAGACGCAACACCGTCAAATGCTCCCATTATGTGTGTGCGCGCCGGCTGCAACAACCCTCCGATAGAGAGTAAAGACTGGGACAGAGAATACTGCAGCAATGAGTGTGTGGCCAcacactgcaggtacacacacacacacacacacaactgtatattCTTTTGAGTTAGTTTTTTCTTCGCAGCACTGAAGACTAACTTGGTTTGATCTGTGCTCTGTAAATATATAGTTGATTATTTTTCTGTTGTCGTCTACAGGGACGTCTTCATGGCCTGGTGTGCGATCAGAGGACAAAATTCAACCACCGTCACATAAAATCATAGGAACACGTGAGCGAGAGACGATAGACGGCGGTGCGTGACGTATGCTTGTGTAACGGCAAACTGAAAACTAGCATACGCACGCTTTCCACTGTTACATCCCATATCTGGACTTCAGGACTGGAGTCAGCGAGTAACAGCACTGATCATAATAGCACTTATAAACTGGAACCAATCAGGACCAGAGAACAGTGAGGCTCCATCATGGGACGACCAGAGAATGCTGTTTAAAGTGGgaataatttgaatatttaaaacGTTTAGCATATGTTTAAATAACATAACCTAAACGTGCAACTGTGGTGTCACAATGGAGGATTcaaatgttcagtgtgtgtgcaaGAGCATGTAGGCCTGAAGCATAAGTATGTGGACTCATTGCTATTTATTTGGCATCCCAACCTGTGTGTGGGGTGGTGGGGGGTGTTTGCATCATTATTTATGTAGTCCATTGTCGCCAAaggctgcaggttcaccactaccggcgaagagTGGCAAACGTCctgcaaacatttgtggcgaattTCTGCATGCGAAAATAGTGAGAAATTTCAGGGTTTTCAGGGTAAATAACTCTATTGAAATCATGAATCTGTAATATggttaaaataattacaattataataCGACTTAAAAAGTAATCAATTacagtaaagtgttactgtataaTCCGATAACGCCCAACACTGACGGTAAAGTTACTTTTAAAGGTGTGTGCGGTTCGGCTGCATGTGTTATTCCGGTAGCTAGCTAAAGTGCCAACAGTTATCTTACTTGATGTAAATTGCTTCGCAAATATCTAAAGGTGTAAACTCACTGTAGACATGGTTTACAATACTAGCTGCTAATGCGAAAAAAACAACGCGTACATGTGTGCCGTTATTAATGCAACAATTAACAAAATTGAGCTTGCATCACTAATGTTTGTATTCATGGTTCAGGCCAcaagcgtgcgtgcgtgtgtgtgtgtgtttgtgtgtgtgtgtttgtgtgtgcgtgtgtgtgtgtgtgtgtgcgtgcgtgcgtgtgtgtgtgtgtgtttgtctgtgcgtgcg
It encodes the following:
- the LOC127643050 gene encoding TOX high mobility group box family member 4-B-like isoform X2 produces the protein MDLNFYSDLSDGTGQPGDAAFLDPQAFNGFDTVQKFPGGNDNYLAISGEGHHFLSSSETFHTPSLGDEEFEIPPISLDPESALSVSDVVSHFGELGDAGPSSGIPGNAVVGENDPSFASTFVNAPSQGLEHLSLMSQQGGGPMLGSTLGMDIGHPIGSQFSSSSPMTIDVPLSDMNHGLLGHNQLTTIDQSELSAQLGLSLGGGAILPRSQSPDQPLSATGSPSDSMQDDDMDDFRRKSVLVDSPVSLSVSSGVISLSPSLSDQPATPVAIAAPLRKAGGGGKKGKKKKDPNEPQKPVSAYALFFRDTQSAIKGQNPNATFGEVSKIVASMWDSLGEEQKQVYKRKTEVAKKEYLKALAAYKASQLSQPTIEVFDTAPSPPPAPRPTVALTPDPTPTATPTRSSRIPLHAPDNNTITNICTSNIILDLPQVTTRSRTGAHKPAASAPAPRAAAHALPIVTKIVIPKQHAQSSAASAARQPPPLQQMQNTPPPPRLQQMVHSPAPPPLQAKPRGGAAAGQVVAMALPPPLQIKIVPALVQTDLSAPIIVTTVATAPVAEPASVVAALSPSATVELAEGEEGMEVELNVCSTSDATPSNAPIMCVRAGCNNPPIESKDWDREYCSNECVATHCRDVFMAWCAIRGQNSTTVT
- the LOC127643050 gene encoding TOX high mobility group box family member 4-B-like isoform X1; its protein translation is MDLNFYSDLSDGTGQPGDAAFLDPQAFNGFDTVQKFPGGNDNYLAISGEGHHFLSSSETFHTPSLGDEEFEIPPISLDPESALSVSDVVSHFGELGDAGPSSGIPGNAVVGENDPSFASTFVNAPSQGLEHLSLMSQQGGGPMLGSTLGMDIGHPIGSQFSSSSPMTIDVPLSDMNHGLLGHNQLTTIDQSELSAQLGLSLGGGAILPRSQSPDQPLSATGSPSDSMQDDDMDDFRRKSVLVDSPVSLSVSSGVISLSPSLSDQPATPVAIAAPLRKAGGGGKKGKKKKDPNEPQKPVSAYALFFRDTQSAIKGQNPNATFGEVSKIVASMWDSLGEEQKQVYKRKTEVAKKEYLKALAAYKASQLSQQPTIEVFDTAPSPPPAPRPTVALTPDPTPTATPTRSSRIPLHAPDNNTITNICTSNIILDLPQVTTRSRTGAHKPAASAPAPRAAAHALPIVTKIVIPKQHAQSSAASAARQPPPLQQMQNTPPPPRLQQMVHSPAPPPLQAKPRGGAAAGQVVAMALPPPLQIKIVPALVQTDLSAPIIVTTVATAPVAEPASVVAALSPSATVELAEGEEGMEVELNVCSTSDATPSNAPIMCVRAGCNNPPIESKDWDREYCSNECVATHCRDVFMAWCAIRGQNSTTVT
- the LOC127643050 gene encoding TOX high mobility group box family member 4-B-like isoform X4, which translates into the protein MDLNFYSDLSDGTGQPGDAAFLDPQAFNGFDTVQKFPGGNDNYLAISGEGHHFLSSSETFHTPSLGDEEFEIPPISLDPESALSVSDVVSHFGELGDAGPSSGIPGNAVVGENDPSFASTFVNAPSQGLEHLSLMSQQGGGPMLGSTLGMDIGHPIGSQFSSSSPMTIDVPLSDMNHGLLGHNQLTTIDQSELSAQLGLSLGGGAILPRSQSPDQPLSATGSPSDSMQDDDMDDFRRSVLVDSPVSLSVSSGVISLSPSLSDQPATPVAIAAPLRKAGGGGKKGKKKKDPNEPQKPVSAYALFFRDTQSAIKGQNPNATFGEVSKIVASMWDSLGEEQKQVYKRKTEVAKKEYLKALAAYKASQLSQPTIEVFDTAPSPPPAPRPTVALTPDPTPTATPTRSSRIPLHAPDNNTITNICTSNIILDLPQVTTRSRTGAHKPAASAPAPRAAAHALPIVTKIVIPKQHAQSSAASAARQPPPLQQMQNTPPPPRLQQMVHSPAPPPLQAKPRGGAAAGQVVAMALPPPLQIKIVPALVQTDLSAPIIVTTVATAPVAEPASVVAALSPSATVELAEGEEGMEVELNVCSTSDATPSNAPIMCVRAGCNNPPIESKDWDREYCSNECVATHCRDVFMAWCAIRGQNSTTVT
- the LOC127643050 gene encoding TOX high mobility group box family member 4-B-like isoform X3; the encoded protein is MDLNFYSDLSDGTGQPGDAAFLDPQAFNGFDTVQKFPGGNDNYLAISGEGHHFLSSSETFHTPSLGDEEFEIPPISLDPESALSVSDVVSHFGELGDAGPSSGIPGNAVVGENDPSFASTFVNAPSQGLEHLSLMSQQGGGPMLGSTLGMDIGHPIGSQFSSSSPMTIDVPLSDMNHGLLGHNQLTTIDQSELSAQLGLSLGGGAILPRSQSPDQPLSATGSPSDSMQDDDMDDFRRSVLVDSPVSLSVSSGVISLSPSLSDQPATPVAIAAPLRKAGGGGKKGKKKKDPNEPQKPVSAYALFFRDTQSAIKGQNPNATFGEVSKIVASMWDSLGEEQKQVYKRKTEVAKKEYLKALAAYKASQLSQQPTIEVFDTAPSPPPAPRPTVALTPDPTPTATPTRSSRIPLHAPDNNTITNICTSNIILDLPQVTTRSRTGAHKPAASAPAPRAAAHALPIVTKIVIPKQHAQSSAASAARQPPPLQQMQNTPPPPRLQQMVHSPAPPPLQAKPRGGAAAGQVVAMALPPPLQIKIVPALVQTDLSAPIIVTTVATAPVAEPASVVAALSPSATVELAEGEEGMEVELNVCSTSDATPSNAPIMCVRAGCNNPPIESKDWDREYCSNECVATHCRDVFMAWCAIRGQNSTTVT
- the LOC127643050 gene encoding TOX high mobility group box family member 4-B-like isoform X5, which translates into the protein MEFPGGNDNYLAISGEGHHFLSSSETFHTPSLGDEEFEIPPISLDPESALSVSDVVSHFGELGDAGPSSGIPGNAVVGENDPSFASTFVNAPSQGLEHLSLMSQQGGGPMLGSTLGMDIGHPIGSQFSSSSPMTIDVPLSDMNHGLLGHNQLTTIDQSELSAQLGLSLGGGAILPRSQSPDQPLSATGSPSDSMQDDDMDDFRRKSVLVDSPVSLSVSSGVISLSPSLSDQPATPVAIAAPLRKAGGGGKKGKKKKDPNEPQKPVSAYALFFRDTQSAIKGQNPNATFGEVSKIVASMWDSLGEEQKQVYKRKTEVAKKEYLKALAAYKASQLSQQPTIEVFDTAPSPPPAPRPTVALTPDPTPTATPTRSSRIPLHAPDNNTITNICTSNIILDLPQVTTRSRTGAHKPAASAPAPRAAAHALPIVTKIVIPKQHAQSSAASAARQPPPLQQMQNTPPPPRLQQMVHSPAPPPLQAKPRGGAAAGQVVAMALPPPLQIKIVPALVQTDLSAPIIVTTVATAPVAEPASVVAALSPSATVELAEGEEGMEVELNVCSTSDATPSNAPIMCVRAGCNNPPIESKDWDREYCSNECVATHCRDVFMAWCAIRGQNSTTVT